One region of Carya illinoinensis cultivar Pawnee chromosome 8, C.illinoinensisPawnee_v1, whole genome shotgun sequence genomic DNA includes:
- the LOC122274732 gene encoding squalene epoxidase 3-like, which yields MAIDQHLLWAFFASLFGFVLLYSLRRRNCSNVNKKQLMKKSFPEECAKQSFSNGESRPLEGSGTDVVIVGAGVVGAALAYALAKDGRRVHVIERDLTEPDRIVGELLQPGGYLKLIELGLEECVEEIDAQRVVGYALFKDGKTARLSYPLEKFHSDVAGRSFHNGRFIQRMREKAATLPNVQLEQGTVTSLLEGNGTIKGVQYKTKDDQEHKAYAPLTIVCDGCFSNLRRSLCNPKVDVPSCFVGLVLENCELPFANHGHVILADPSPILFYPISSTEVRCLVDVPGQKLPSVANGEMANYLKTVVAPQIPAELREAFISAVDKGNIRSMPNRSMPADPLPTPGALLMGDAFNMRHPLTGGGMTVALSDIVVLRDLLKPLCDLNDSRSLSKYLESFYTLRKPVASTINTLAGALYKVFSSSPDQARKEMRQACFDYLSLGGIFSTGPVALLSGLNPRPLNLVLHFFAVAIYGVGRLLIPFPSPKGMWIGARLISSASSIIFPIIKAEGVRQMFFPATVSAYYRAPPTKQDIQKDMAEIK from the exons ATGGCTATCGATCAGCACCTGCTCTGGGCCTTCTTTGCCTCCCTGTTCGGCTTCGTTCTTCTCTACTCTCTCCGTCGTAGGAATTGTAGCAACGTCAACAAGAAACAGCTCATGAAGAAGAGTTTTCCGGAAGAATGCGCGAAACAGAGCTTTAGCAATGGAGAATCTCGCCCATTGGAGGGCTCCGGCACGGACGTTGTCATCGTCGGTGCCGGTGTAGTGGGTGCTGCCCTCGCTTACGCCCTCGCCAAg GACGGAAGACGGGTTCATGTGATTGAAAGAGACTTGACAGAGCCAGACCGAATTGTCGGTGAACTTCTGCAGCCTGGGGGATACCTAAAACTAATTGAATTGGGCCTTGAAG AATGCGTTGAGGAAATTGATGCTCAGCGAGTGGTTGGATACGCTCTCTTCAAGGATGGGAAAACTGCTAGACTGTCTTATCCTTTGGAAAAGTTTCATTCAGATGTGGCTGGAAGGAGCTTCCACAACGGGCGCTTTATACAAAGGATGAGAGAAAAAGCTGCCACTCTTCCGAA TGTGCAATTGGAACAAGGTACAGTTACATCCCTGCTTGAAGGAAATGGGACCATTAAGGGGGTTCAGTACAAAACAAAGGATGACCAAGAACATAAAGCTTATGCTCCTCTTACAATTGTGTGTGATGGTTGCTTCTCAAATCTTCGCCGCTCTCTTTGTAACCCTAAG GTAGACGTGCCatcttgttttgtgggtttagTCTTGGAGAACTGTGAACTTCCATTTGCAAATCATGGACATGTCATTTTAGCTGACCCTTCACCCATCTTGTTTTATCCAATCAGTAGTACTGAAGTTCGCTGTTTGGTTGATGTACCTGGTCAGAAATTACCTTCTGTTGCTAATGGTGAAATGGCCAATTATTTGAAAACGGTGGTGGCTCCACag ATTCCAGCTGAGCTTAGGGAGGCCTTCATATCTGCAGTTGATAAAGGAAATATTAGAAGCATGCCAAATAGAAGCATGCCAGCGGATCCACTTCCTACTCCTGGAGCCCTTCTAATGGGTGATGCTTTCAACATGCGGCATCCTCTAACTGGTGGTGGGATGACTGTGGCACTTTCCGATATTGTAGTACTCCGTGATCTTCTTAAGCCACTGTGTGACCTGAATGATTCACGTTCATTGTCCAAGTATCTTGAATCCTTTTACACCTTGCGAAAG CCGGTGGCATCTACAATAAATACTTTGGCTGGTGCCCTCTACAAGGTGTTTTCTTCTTCACCTGATCAGGCAAGGAAGGAGATGCGCCAAGCTTGTTTTGACTATTTAAGCCTTGGAGGCATATTTTCAACAGGACCGGTAGCTTTACTCTCTGGTCTAAACCCACGGCCATTGAATTTAGTTCTCCATTTCTTTGCGGTTGCAATATATGGTGTTGGTCGTCTGCTAATACCGTTTCCTTCACCCAAAGGCATGTGGATTGGAGCTAGGTTGATTTCG AGTGCATCCAGTATAATATTTCCCATTATCAAGGCAGAAGGAGTGAGACAGATGTTCTTCCCGGCAACCGTTTCAGCATACTATAGAGCTCCTCCTACCAAGCAAGACATCCAAAAGGATATGGCAGAGATCAAGTAG
- the LOC122274627 gene encoding uncharacterized protein LOC122274627 — protein MLLEAVNVNGGRLGHQNSSSRQDGGNPEQRDMKFRAIKIDFPKFNGDNPIGWVYKANHYFALYPMPDGQKIWMASLYMEGIALIWFQGAEETGLFVSWDAFVDALQLRFGNSSYDDPMEALKHLKQTSTVTVYKTQFEEISNRLKRLSEDYKLSLFSSGLRDEIRLLVRILHPQSLNSAFGLAKMQEEYIHSIHGNFRGGNYQNSYAPFSVEGNGFTNNFARKDNTLVEKNNSFKPFLPIQKVTPTEMKERREKWLCYFCGEKWNPSHKCERKKAKFFVMEGMELFRDDNKQDCSTHNFLDPMITGKVGLGINFAKQVEHNNKIVTIRGMNATKPELVEDIHICQLTTIERKGMLLPLVQLQQPASKEPIDSEVEEVLKKFVVVFEEPKGLPPKRSHDHKIYLKEGTMPISVRPYRYPFVQKAEIEKIVKELLEAGVIRCSQSPFSSPVILVRKAYGSWLMCIDYRALNRETIKVKFPIPVVDELLDELYGLQFLSLESNAAAQAFDALKKAISQPPVLALLDFTKPFLIECDTSGQGVGVVLIQNDRPLAFLSQILKGKALDLSAYEKEFLALVVVVKKWRPYLVGSQFVIRTDQQSLKFLLEQKIGTPSQQKWISKLIGYDFKIEYQKGKENVAANALFRRDDSRDKEVLLSAIIVLDPMWLQQLKDSYLHDEEISTICQKLQKGELMNQAFTLQNGFLLKKGLLQPLPIPMKSWSDISMDFIDALPNSKRFSVILVVVDRLTKYAHFLPLSHPYTAVSVAKLFISQVFKLHGMPATIVTDRDATFTSGFWKKLFRLQATKMTSFEALYGVPPPTLLQYAAGTTQNEAVDLELRSREEILSLLRKNLLAAQATMKQ, from the exons ATGTTGCTTGAGGCTGTGAATGTTAATGGTGGCAGGCTGGGTCATCAGAATTCAAGTAGCAGACAAGATGGAGGTAATCCAGAACAAAGAGATATGAAGTTTCGTGCTATTAAAATAGACTTTCCAAAGTTTAATGGGGATAATCCTATTGGGTGGGTTTATAAAGCAAATCATTATTTTGCTTTGTATCCTATGCCAGATGGACAAAAGATTTGGATGGCATCTTTGTACATGGAGGGAATTGCTTTGATTTGGTTCCAAGGTGCTGAAGAAACTggtctttttgtttcttgggaTGCTTTTGTTGATGCTTTACAATTGAGATTTGGGAACTCATCATATGATGATCCTATGGAAgctttaaaacatttaaaacaaACTTCTACAGTTACTGTATACAAAACTCAGTTTGAAGAAATCTCTAATAGGTTGAAAAGATTGTCTGAAGATTATAAGCTGAGCTTGTTTTCAAGTGGATtaagagatgaaataagattacTTGTGAGGATACTGCATCCTCAGTCTCTTAATTCTGCCTTTGGTCTTGCTAAGATGCAAGAAGAATACATCCACAGTATTCATGGTAACTTTAGAGGGGGGAATTATCAAAATTCCTATGCACCATTTTCTGTTGAAGGAAATGGATTTACTAATAATTTTGCAAGAAAAGACAACACTCTTGTAGAAAAGAATAACAGTTTTAAGCCATTTTTGCCAATACAAAAAGTTACCCCAACTGAGATGAAGGAAAGAAGGGAAAAATGGTTGTGTTATTTCTGTGGTGAGAAATGGAACCCTAGTCATAAATGTGAGAGGAAAAAGGCTAAGTTCTTTGTGATGGAAGGGATGGAGTTATTTCGAGATGATAACAAGCAAGATT GCAGCACACATAATTTTCTTGATCCCATGATTACTGGAAAAGTGGGGTTAGGAATTAATTTTGCTAAGCAGGTGGAA CACAACAACAAGATAGTGACAATTAGAGGCATGAATGCTACTAAACCTGAATTGGTTGAGGATATTCACATATGTCAGTTGACTACAATTGAAAGGAAAGGAATGTTGTTACCGTTAGTTCAGCTACAACAGCCTGCTAGCAAAGAACCGATAGACAGTGAAGTTGAGGaggttttgaaaaagtttgttgTAGTCTTTGAGGAACCCAAGGGTTTACCTCCAAAGAGGAGCCATGATCACAAGATTTATCTTAAAGAGGGTACAATGCCTATTTCTGTTAGGCCATATAGGTATCCCTTCGTACAAAAAGCTGAGATTGAAAAGATAGTTAAAGAATTGCTAGAAGCTGGAGTTATAAGATGCAGTCAATCTCCTTTTTCATCTCCTGTGATTCTTGTGAGGAAAGCTTATGGATCTTGGCTTATGTGTATAGACTACAGGGCTTTGAATAGAGAAACTATTAAAGTCAAGTTTCCTATTCCTGTGGTAGATGAACTTCTTGATGAATTATATGGGCTACA ATTCCTTTCATTGGAGAGTAATGCAGCTGCACAAGCCTTTGACGCATTGAAGAAGGCTATTTCTCAACCACCTGTTTTAGCTTTACTTGATTTTACTAAACCATTTTTAATTGAATGTGATACATCAGGTCAAGGAGTAGGAGTTGTTTTAATCCAGAATGACAGACCCTTGGCTTTCCTTAGCCaaattttgaaaggaaaagCATTGGATCTTTCTGCATATGAGAAGGAATTCTTGGCATTAGTAGTGGTTGTTAAGAAGTGGAGGCCTTACCTTGTGGGCTCTCAGTTTGTCATCAGAACTGACCAACAAAGCCTAAAGTTTTTACTGGAACAGAAGATAGGTACACCTTCACAACAAAAGTGGATTAGTAAGCTCATTGGTTATGACTTCAAAATTGAGTATCAAAAAGGCAAGGAGAATGTGGCTGCAAATGCTCTTTTCAGAAGAGATGATTCAAGAGACAAAGAAGTACTGTTATCTGCCATAATTGTTTTGGATCCAATGTGGTTGCAGCAGTTGAAGGATTCTTATTTGCATGATGAAGAGATCTCTACTATATGTCAGAAGTTGCAAAAAGGGGAATTAATGAATCAGGCCTTTACATTACAGAATGGTTTTTTGCTGAAGAAAG GGTTATTGCAGCCATTACCTATTCCTATGAAGTCATGGAGTGATATCTCTATGGACTTTATTGATGCACTTCCTAATTCGAAGAGATTTTCTGTCATTTTAGTGGTTGTGGACAGACTCACTAAGTATGCCCATTTTTTACCACTGTCTCATCCTTACACTGCAGTTTCTGTGGCAAAGCTTTTTATTTCACAAGTCTTCAAGTTGCATGGTATGCCTGCAACAATTGTTACTGATCGAGATGCCACTTTCACAAGTGGATTTTGGAAAAAACTCTTCAGGTTGCAAG CAACTAAAATGACATCATTTGAGGCTTTGTATGGTGTGCCTCCTCCTACCTTGTTACAATATGCAGCAGGTACAACTCAGAATGAAGCAGTAGATTTAGAGTTGAGATCTCGAGAGGAGATTCTGTCCTTATTGAGAAAGAATTTGCTGGCAGCACAAGCTACCATGAAACAATAG